From Scylla paramamosain isolate STU-SP2022 unplaced genomic scaffold, ASM3559412v1 Contig3, whole genome shotgun sequence, a single genomic window includes:
- the LOC135096351 gene encoding LOW QUALITY PROTEIN: serine/threonine-protein phosphatase CPPED1-like (The sequence of the model RefSeq protein was modified relative to this genomic sequence to represent the inferred CDS: deleted 2 bases in 2 codons) yields MADQNNKTKQERKETKNNEAKMKKFEIRTKDRKYTGFEDTEGQQQWQGAFTFIQAADTQLGLQERFVEKKTNPGWTKEIKWCLQLVDVVNKMEPRPKFLVICGDLIDAYPYERDAKEKETREAQEFDLKRILNGLNIPLVCVCGNHDVGDTPTEKSVLKYRKSFGDDFFSFWCGGVYFLALNSQFWQDRSEVQSLAKEQDDWLDKELEYIKTTRPVHAVIFQHIPPFIESIDERTQYFNLPSDVRKQILGKFIDAGVKYVFCGHYHRNAGGEHNGLEVVVTSAVGAQLGTDPNGYRVVNVVKDKIVHFYHGLE; encoded by the exons ATGGCAGATCAAAACAATAAGACAAAGCAAGAAcgaaaagagacgaaaaataaCGAGGCGAAAATGAAAAAATTCGAAATCAGAACGAAAGATCGCAAATACACCGGGTTTGAGGACACGGAGGGGCAGCAACAGTGGCAAGGCGCCTTTACCTTCATTCAAGCCGCGGACACGCAACTGGGCCTACAGGAAAGATTCGTAGAGAAGAAAACCAACCCAGGATGGACAAAGGAGATAAAATGGTGCTTGCAATTAGTAGATGTAGTTAACAAAATGGAACCAAGACCTAAATTTCTCGTTATATGCGGTGACCTGATCGATGCTTACCCTTATGAACGAGAcgcgaaggaaaaagaaacgagggaAGCGCAGGAATTTGATTTGAAAAGGATTCTAAACGGTTTAAATATcccgctagtgtgtgtgtgcgggaacCATGATGTAGGGGATACACCAACAGAGAAAAGCGTTTTGAAATACCGTAAGAGTTTTGGTGATGACTTTTTCAGcttttggtgtggtggtgtttacTTTCTAGCCCTCAATTCTCAGTTCTGGCAGGATAGGAGTGAGGTGCAGTCCCTCGCCAAGGAACAAGATGACTGGCTGGACAAGGAGCTGGAATACATCAAGACCACGAGACCAGTCCACGCAGTTATATTTCAGCACATTCCTCCGTTTATTGAAAGTATAGATGAAAGAACACAGTATTTCAACCTCCCCAGTGATGTACGCAAGCAGATTCTTGGGAAATTCATAGACGCT GGGGTGAAATACGTGTTTTGTGGCCATTATCACAGGAATGCTGGCGGGGAACACAACGGcctagaggtggtggtgacgtcaGCAGTTGGGGCGCAGTTAGGAACGGAT CCTAACGGCTATAGGGTTGTGAACGTGGTGAAAGATAAGATTGTACATTTTTATCATGGACTGGAGtga
- the LOC135096352 gene encoding tRNA methyltransferase 10 homolog A-like yields MEVEEEEEKRRGQTEEEEEGRRRRGLTEVEEGEEAKKRKGEKDNEKRRKEKQEKQEKMTNSLKHQTNTQTHTPQTLPNTPKTSPFEPETPQGTPDQQNSPTHPPNTATPHPNTENKPPFESEALQDTATPQAKHQTTTTPHPNTPEATHPSETNTGARISKRQMKRALKHARWLEGKADRRRRQREKEKKKRLMGLTSSGPSRKALKRVRMSDSACKVRVAIDMSLESLMDDRRLGQCVRQIGRCYSANRRALQPLQLYVTSFQGRPRSQMATQVGYENWDVNFQSQHYRDIFAKPDIVYLTSESANTLTEIDETKAYVIGGLVDYNRLKGHCLGLAEREGVATARLPLSDYLDMKSRKVLTIDQVFQVLVGVVEGCGWKEVLLSTLPLRKGARGKDNEGEEEEEEEVEEEEVEEMKTVEDEVDEKRFVGEEEEEEGITRNKN; encoded by the coding sequence atggaagtggaagaggaggaggagaaaagaagaggacaaacagaggaagaggaggaggggaggagaagaagaggactaacagaagtagaagagggagaggaggcaaagaagaggaaaggagagaaagacaatgagaagagaagaaaagaaaaacaagaaaaacaagaaaaaatgacaaactCACTTaaacaccaaacaaacacacaaacacacacaccccaaacactcccaaacaccccaaaaacatccCCATTTGAGCCAGAAACACCCCAAGGGACCCCAGACCAGCAAAAcagccccacacacccaccaaaCACAGCTACACCCCACCCAAACACCGAAAATAAGCCCCCGTTTGAATCAGAAGCCCTCCAAGACACTGCTACACCCCAAGCAAAACATCAGACCACAACTACaccccacccaaacacacccgaAGCAACACACCCCTCTGAGACAAACACAGGGGCCCGGATTTCCAAACGACAGATGAAACGGGCACTGAAACACGCACGCTGGCTGGAGGGGAAGGCCGACAGAAGgcgtagacagagagagaaggagaaaaagaagcgtTTAATGGGTCTCACATCATCCGGACCGTCTCGAAAGGCTCTGAAACGAGTCCGGATGTCGGACAGCGCGTGCAAGGTTCGTGTAGCCATTGACATGTCCCTGGAAAGCCTGATGGACGACAGGCGGCTGGGGCAGTGCGTCAGGCAGATCGGAAGATGCTACAGTGCGAACAGGCGAGCACTGCAGCCTTTACAACTTTACGTGACCTCGTTTCAAGGTCGCCCGAGGTCACAGATGGCAACGCAGGTCGGATATGAAAACTGGGACGTCAATTTCCAGTCCCAGCACTACCGGGACATCTTCGCGAAACCGGACATCGTGTATTTGACGTCGGAAAGTGCAAACACACTCACGGAAATTGACGAAACCAAGGCCTATGTCATTGGAGGCCTAGTCGACTACAATAGGCTTAAAGGGCACTGTTTAGGCCtagcagagagggagggggtagcAACGgcccgcctccctctctccgacTACTTAGATATGAAAAGCAGGAAGGTTCTAACGATCGACCAGGTGTTTCAAGtgctggtgggggtggtggaggggtgtGGGTGGAAGGAGGTGCTGCTCTCAACCCTTCCGCTGAGAAAAGGTGCGCGGGGTAAGGacaatgagggggaggaggaggaggaggaggaggtggaggaggaggaggtggaggaaatgaagactGTGGAAGATGAGGTAGATGAAAAGAGATttgtaggggaggaggaggaggaggagggaataacaagaaataagaattaa